One window of Trifolium pratense cultivar HEN17-A07 linkage group LG5, ARS_RC_1.1, whole genome shotgun sequence genomic DNA carries:
- the LOC123883719 gene encoding uncharacterized protein LOC123883719, translating into MADSTDNSAETSQSNKKSVRGPTMLKAIENVRKTGIKIPLQFDLETGECYGNNASHFKSYVALLTRERCSIAKELWKHIPEGVKNAMWTDIKAIFVIPEFDDAKKSDHFKKIWFHYAGERWKDFKSRLTRTYITDPKPDDVPPYVKYPYIKKDIWEEFVKYRQTSDFKEKSQKGRENHAKNVYPHVLSRGGYKRLEEQMINEKRQSLSKDSSGLTDDDRHPSPPERYETWTRARQKKGGEFTSEPVKKVAEKIEKIVEDSKKGDFVPTGRHDVLTEAIGTPEHGGSVRGVGKKHNITTYWGRSKVSRQRQGIDVKEQLAAFKADLEAKFEEKLAQERKMMQDSLMETLKSMGLSQTSDTNNRVMVPEACAEQVVVTGSAKGSCSPAPVKMQNELKEVVVTESAKGSRSPAPVAEAEDNMDDVQRLLIMVLKKGDDHLDVQLTHCSMCTNFLMSCKCIRELLVGFIWLDMSTLSVWCSYIHRLCIENNTTNVYGILEPSFLNIVGDAGKKSDQRISQSKCKKYIQHKLENEKKECQLLPFNHGGHWQLIILCPKINTVVVICSLHWKLNPIMEKIVSSVFTVDQMANGNRKNNTVWLYPQARKQYNSNDCGYYVMKNMLDIVTAKITDSWMEVFNDPKELTAEEMYELRLRWSTYFLSLLEG; encoded by the exons ATGGCTGATTCAACCGACAACTCTGCTGAAACTAgtcaaagtaataaaaaaagtgTTAGAGGTCCCACTATGTTGAAAGCAATTGAAAACGTTCGTAAAACGGGTATAAAGATCCCTCTCCAGTTTGATCTAGAAACTGGAGAGTGTTATGGTAACAATGCCTCCCATTTTAAGAGTTACGTAGCACTtcttactcgagaaagatgCAGTATTGCGAAAGAGTTGTGGAAACATATACCTGAAGGAGTAAAGAATGCTATGTGGACAGATATTAAG GCTATTTTTGTTATACCTGAGTTTGATGATGCAAAAAAGAGtgatcattttaagaaaatatggtTTCACTATGCGGGGGAGCGATGGAAAGATTTTAAATCACGGTTGACTAGAACTTATATCACAGACCCCAAACCAGATGACGTTCCTCCATACGTCAAGTATCCTTACATCAAAAAAGATATATGGGAAGAGTTTGTGAAGTATCGACAGACCTCTGATTTTAAG GAAAAAAGTCAAAAGGGTAGGGAGAATCATGCAAAGAATGTTTACCCACATGTATTATCCCGTGGCGGGTATAAGAGGCTCGAGGAGCAGATGATCAATGAAAAGAGACAATCCTTATCGAAAGATAGTTCTGGCTTAACTGATGATGATCGTCATCCATCTCCACCGGAACGCTATGAGACATGGACGAGAGCACGACAAAAGAAAGGGGGAGAATTCACATCTGAGCCTGTAAAAAAAGTTGCTGAGAAAATT GAGAAAATTGTTGAAGACTCAAAAAAGGGTGACTTTGTTCCAACGGGACGTCACGATGTCCTAACAGAAGCCATTGGAACACCTGAGCATGGTGGTAGTGTTCGTGGTGTtggaaaaaaacataacattacCACTTACTGGGGAAGATCAAAGGTTTCACGTCAAAGACAAGGTATAGATGTCAAAGAGCAACTAGCAGCATTTAAAGCAGATTTGGAAGCTAAGTTTGAGGAAAAGTTGGCGCAAGAGCGTAAGATGATGCAAGATTCTCTTATGGAGACACTAAAGTCCATGGGTTTATCCCAAACCTCTGATACAAATAATAGAGTCATGGTACCTGAAGCTTGTGCTGAACAAGTTGTTGTCACCGGAAGCGCAAAAGGGAGTTGTTCTCCTGCACCGGTCAAGATGCAAAATGAACTCAAGGAGGTTGTTGTCACTGAAAGCGCAAAAGGAAGTCGTTCTCCTGCACCGGTAGCAGAGGCTGAAGATAACATGGACGATGTTCAGAGATTGTTAATCATGGTTCTGAAAAAGGGTGATGATCATTTGGATGTACAATTAACTCATTGTTCAATGTGTACTAATTTTCTCATGTCTTGCAAGTGTATAAGAGAGTTGTTGGTGGGTTTTATTTGGCTCGACATGAGTACTCTAAGTGTTTGGTGCTC gTACATTCATCGTTTATGCATTGAAAACAACACCACAAATGTATATGGAATTTTGGAACCAAGTTTTCTGAACATTGTTGGTGATGCTGGGAAAAAAAGTGATCagagaatatctcaaagtaAATGCAAGAAATACATCCAGCATAAgttagaaaatgaaaagaaagagtgtCAATTATTACCATTTAACCATGG AGGACATTGGCAGTTGATAATACTTTGTCCAAAGATAAATACCGTGGTTGTTATTTGTTCACTACATTGGAAACTTAATCCAATAATGGagaaaattgtttcaag TGTTTTTACGGTTGATCAAATGGCGAATGGCAATAGAAAGAACAATACCGTATGGCTTTATCCACAA gcgaggaaacaatataattcaaatgacTGTGGATactatgtaatgaaaaatatgttggacaTTGTCACTGCTAAGATAACTGATTCTTGGATGgag GTATTTAATGACCCAAAAGAGTTAACAGCTGAGGAGATGTATGAATTGCGATTACGTTggtcaacatattttttgtCGTTATTGGAGGGTTAA
- the LOC123886589 gene encoding uncharacterized protein LOC123886589, whose product MDRSWMRANRLSTEYRHGVMEFLQFAESNAELERPPPEFPPLFLCPCINCANKEPKRTKKEIMNHLICDGICQNYTQWIWHGEVVATPSVSHRESGSVDIDDRLEDMMRDIGEDSFKRAHVYETLCSDKDEPLYPGCTNFTRLSAVLKLFNLKAKNGWTDKSFTELLELLIQMLPEGNVMPNRYYEAKKVLCPMGLEYEKIHACPNDCILYRKEFVNYNHCPTCKASRYKKKDGDSSDDEVTKTGPPAKVVWYLPIISRFKRLFANANDAKNLRWHAEERKCDGQIRHVADSLQWKKIDSLFPNFGKESRNLRLGLATDGMNPFGNQSTNHSSWPVLLMIYNLSPWLCMKRKYIMLSMMISGPRQPGNDIDVYLSPLIDDLKVLWEEGVDVFDSYSGEQFNMRAMLFCTINDFPAYGNLSGYSVKGHNACPICEKKTCYKQLKNGKKTVYLGHRKFLNRYHPYRRLRKAFDGDQENGVAPTPLTGEEVYERQRDINVVFGKCQKPKGRVPKAKVPKAESESVKRKKQPVVKSIWKKRSVFFDLPYWSSLDVRHCIDVMHVEKNVCDSVIGTLLDIKGKTKDGAHARLDMDLMGIRQELIPQKINDKTYLPPACHTLSKDEKTSFCKCLQSIKVPHGYSSNVKSLVSMKDLKLIGLKSHDCHVLMQQLLPVAIRGILPDNVRKAICRLCLFFNAICCKAIDPLKLDELENEAAVILCQLEMYFPPSFFDIMVHLIVHLVREIRLCGPIYLRWMYPIERYMKILKGYTKNPHRPEASIVERYIAEEAIEFCSNYLSEVDAIGVPKSRHDGRCDGVGTQGLNVKSMHIDIILQAHLYILNNTDEVQPYLSAHKSIIKKMHDKMNEKWVLREHNKKFSEWFKEKVCQDDSVSDTIKWLSYEPKCNILTWSAYDINKTSFYTKSKDDRSTMQNSGVMIVAESMHFSSSKDKNPVMASTPYFGVIEEIWEVDYVVFKVPLFKCKWIDINNGVRIDELGFTLVDLCKLAYKDEPFIMASQAKQVFYVKDPSNERWSVVLQGKNVHGSYENQELDISEIPPFSTDVPTFIEENEEDDVHAAIRLDHDEGIWD is encoded by the coding sequence ATGGACCGTAGTTGGATGAGAGCTAATCGATTAAGTACTGAGTACAGACATGGAGTGATGGAATTTCTACAGTTTGCGGAAAGTAATGCTGAACTAGAACGTCCTCCTCCTGAATTTCCTCCACTTTTTCTATGTCCGTGTATAAATTGTGCAAATAAAGAACCAAAACGTACTAAGAAAGAAATCATGAATCATCTAATTTGTGACgggatttgtcaaaattatacacaatGGATATGGCACGGTGAAGTAGTAGCAACGCCAAGTGTGTCCCATAGAGAAAGTGGTAGTGTGGATATCGATGATCGACTAGAAGACATGATGCGTGATATTGGAGAAGATTCGTTTAAGAGGGCGCATGTGTATGAAACTTTATGCAGTGACAAGGATGAACCATTGTATCCGGGATGCACAAATTTTACCCGTTTGTCTGCGgtgttaaaattgtttaatttgaaaGCAAAAAATGGGTGGACCGACAAAAGTTTCACTGAATTGCTTGAATTGTTGATACAAATGCTTCCAGAAGGTAATGTAATGCCAAATCGTTATTACGAGGCGAAAAAAGTATTGTGTCCAATGGGTTTGGAGTATGAAAAGATACATGCATGCCCTAATGATTGTATATTATACCGAAAAGAGTTTGTAAACTATAATCATTGTCCGACATGTAAGGCGTCTCgctacaaaaagaaagatggtgATTCTAGTGATGATGAGGTGACCAAAACGGGTCCTCCCGCGAAAGTCGTATGGTACCTACCAATAATTTCAAGGTTCAAGAGATTGTTTGCTAATGCAAATGACGCAAAGAATCTTAGATGGCATGcagaagagagaaaatgtgatGGCCAAATTCGCCATGTAGCTGATTCTTTGCAATGGAAGAAAATTGACTCTTTGTTTCCAAATTTTGGCAAAGAGTCGAGAAACCTTAGACTTGGACTTGCTACTGATGGAATGAATCCGTTTGGTAATCAAAGTACTAACCATAGTTCATGGCCTGTTCTCCTGATGATTTACAACCTATCTCCTTGGTTGTGCATGAAgcgtaaatatattatgttatcgaTGATGATTTCAGGCCCAAGACAACCAGGAAATGACATAGATGTTTATCTAAGTCCactaattgatgatttgaaagtGTTGTGGGAGGAAGGAGTGGATGTTTTTGATTCGTATTCTGGTGAACAGTTCAACATGCGTGCCATGTTGTTTTGCACCATCAACGACTTTCCGGCATACGGCAATTTGTCTGGGTATTCCGTTAAAGGGCATAATGCGTGTCccatatgtgaaaaaaaaacatgttataaGCAACtgaaaaatggaaagaagacTGTTTATCTTGGCCACCGAAAATTTCTAAATCGTTATCATCCATATCGTAGATTGCGAAAAGCTTTTGACGGAGACCAAGAGAATGGTGTTGCTCCAACGCCCTTAACTGGAGAGGAAGTTTATGAACGACAACGAGACATTAATGTTGTCTTCGGAAAGTGCCAAAAGCCAAAAGGGAGAGTGCCAAAAGCGAAAGTGCCAAAAGCCGAAAGTGAAAGTGTCAAAAGGAAAAAGCAGCCTGTTGTGAAAAGTATATGGAAAAAGAGGTCAGTGTTCTTTGATCTTCCATATTGGTCTAGTCTTGATGTAAGACATTGTATTGATGTGATGCACGTGGAGAAAAATGTATGTGATAGTGTAATTGGAACACTTCTCGACATTAAAGGCAAGACAAAAGATGGTGCACATGCTCGTCTtgatatggatttgatgggTATACGACAAGAGTTAATACCACAAAAAATCAATGACAAGACATATTTGCCTCCCGCGTGTCACACTTTGTCTAAAGACGAGAAAACAAGTTTTTGCAAGTGTTTACAAAGTATCAAAGTGCCACATGGTTACTCGTCAAATGTCAAGAGCCTTGTATCAATGAAAGATCTCAAATTAATCGGCTTAAAATCTCATGATTGTCATGTCTTGATGCAACAACTACTACCTGTGGCTATTCGTGGGATATTGCCCGATAATGTTAGGAAAGCTATATGCAGGTTGTGCTTATTCTTCAATGCAATATGTTGTAAAGCAATTGATCCATTGAAGTTAGACGAGTTGGAAAACGAAGCTGCAGTTATCTTGTGTCAATTGGAGATGTATTTTCCTCcttcattttttgacattatGGTTCATTTGATTGTTCATCTAGTAAGGGAGATTAGATTGTGTGGCCCAATTTATTTACGGTGGATGTATCCAATAGAGCGATACATGAAGATCCTAAAAGGGTATACAAAAAACCCACACCGTCCGGAAGCTTCGATTGTTGAGAGGTACATTGCAGAAGAAGCTATTGAGTTTTGTTCAAACTATTTGTCAGAAGTGGATGCTATAGGGGTTCCCAAGTCTCGTCATGATGGAAGATGTGACGGTGTGGGCACGCAAGGTTTAAATGTCAAGAGCATGCATATTGATATAATTCTTCAAGCGCATTTGTATATATTGAATAACACTGATGAAGTTCAACCTTACTTGTCTGCTCACAAAAGCATCATAAAGAAAATGCACGATAAGATGAATGAAAAATGGGTGTTAAGAGAGCATAATAAGAAATTCTCAGAGTGGTTTAAAGAAAAGGTCTGCCAAGATGATAGTGTTTCCGATACAATAAAGTGGTTGTCCTATGAGCCTAAATGTAACATATTGACTTGGAGTGCATATGATATTAACAAAACTTCCTTTTATACAAAATCAAAGGATGACCGCAGTACCATGCAAAATAGTGGGGTTATGATTGTGGCAGAGTCCATGCACTTCTCtagttccaaagataaaaatccggTTATGGCATCTACACCCTACTTTGGGGTGATTGAAGAGATCTGGGAGGTTGATTACGTTGTGTTTAAAGTGCCTTTATTTAAATGCAAATGGATTGATATCAACAATGGTGTGAGAATTGATGAATTAGGATTTACACTAGTTGATCTTTGCAAGTTAGCTTATAAAGACGAACCTTTCATCATGGCATCCCAAGCAAAACAGGTGTTTTATGTCAAAGATCCTTCTAATGAACGGTGGTCGGTGGTTCTACAAGGAAAAAATGTGCATGGTAGTTATGAAAATCAAGAGCTTGATATTTCCGAAATTCCTCCTTTCTCAACAGATGTGCCTACCTTCATTGAAGAAAACGAAGAGGATGATGTGCATGCAGCTATTCGTTTAGATCATGACGAAGGAATATGGGATTAG
- the LOC123886590 gene encoding receptor-like protein 56, producing the protein MDYYYKGEVLENMNGLDLLCNNLTDTIPFQIGDQKQIRALNLSHNYLSGHIPNTLSNLTQIESLDLSYNNLSGKIPYELTRLNSLSIFNVSYNNLSGTPPSTGQFATFDEESYRGNPVFNHYNKTAF; encoded by the coding sequence atgGATTACTATTACAAAGGTGAAGTTCTAGAGAACATGAATGGATTAGATTTATTATGCAATAATCTAACAGATACCATCCCTTTTCAAATTGGAGACCAAAAACAAATCAGAGCATTGAATCTATCACATAATTACTTGTCGGGTCATATTCCAAATACTTTATCAAATCTTACCCAAATAGAGAGCCTTGACTTATCATACAATAACTTGAGTGGTAAGATACCTTATGAATTAACCCGGTTGAACTCTTTATCAATCTTCAATGTGTCATACAACAACCTTTCTGGAACACCACCTAGTACAGGACAGTTTGCAACCTTTGATGAAGAAAGCTACAGAGGTAATCCGGTCTTCAATCACTACAACAAAACTGCTTTTTAG